The nucleotide sequence ATGGCTGCCCTCCTCCTCGAGGAGAACTTTGAGGTGGAGGGTGATCCCGTAAATCTTGTTGCAGACGAGTTGATTGGGATAGACGTTGCAGAGTACATCGGCGGCAAGATGGCGCTTTTCAACTTCTTCTACTACGACACTAAAAAGCCCGGAATACTGGCGGAGCTGCCTCCTTTCCTGGACGACGCGATAGGAGGGTTTATAGCGGGCTGCATGACAAAGCTCTTTGAAGGTGGTGACGGTGGCCATGATTGAAACCCGGAGATGCCCCCTCTGCGGGGGAACAATGGTGCGAAGTAAGACGAAAAGGGAAGGTTATTCCCGCTTCTTCTGGCAGCCCCCGTGGAAGAGCAAGACCACAGGGTTACTAAAGCCGTTCATCGAGGCAACACCTTATCTCTGCCTCGACTGCGGCGTTGTGCTGGCCTTCGTTGATGACGAAGCCCGTTCAATTCTCAGAGGGGAATTTGAGGAAAAGAAGACAGAGGTGGGCACGTGAAGAACGTCTTACCCTTTTTGACCCGAATTTCCCTAAGGGGAGATTTCGAAAAAGCCCGCGGGGAGCTCTGGGCCTTTCCGCCAATCGCCCCAATAAGCTCGGCCCTTCCGATTATTATCCTTTACCTAAAGCTACCCCTTGCCAACCTTTTGGCCCTTCTGGCACTCTACTTTACCATCGGGCTCCTCCATCTGGACGGATTGGCCGATTGGGCCGACGGGATAATGACCAAAGGGGACCGGGAGCGGAAAGTTAATGCAATGAAAGACCTGAACATCGGGATAGCGGGTGTATTTGCCGTTATAATGGTCCTCTTTCTCCAGGTCTATTCCCTTCAGCTCCTTCCTTTCTACGCCCTCTTTCTGGCGGAGCTGAACTCGAAGTTCGCCATGCTTCTCGGACTCTCAACCAAAAAGACTCTCGGTCATGGGCTGGGTGCCTACTTCATGGAGGGAATTAACGGAAGGCAGCTTGCCCTCGGGGCGCTTCTCTACGGCTTCCTCTACCTCCCGGTTGCGCTTTACGATCCCCTAACCCTCTCAGGACTCCTCGGACTGCTCATTGGTGGGTACGTTGTTAAGCTCTCCCTCGAGAACTTCGGCGGGATAAACGGCGATTGCCTCGGAGCG is from Thermococcus sp. and encodes:
- the cobS gene encoding adenosylcobinamide-GDP ribazoletransferase codes for the protein MKNVLPFLTRISLRGDFEKARGELWAFPPIAPISSALPIIILYLKLPLANLLALLALYFTIGLLHLDGLADWADGIMTKGDRERKVNAMKDLNIGIAGVFAVIMVLFLQVYSLQLLPFYALFLAELNSKFAMLLGLSTKKTLGHGLGAYFMEGINGRQLALGALLYGFLYLPVALYDPLTLSGLLGLLIGGYVVKLSLENFGGINGDCLGAVAEITRAGTLIILAFVWAYI
- a CDS encoding phosphatidylglycerophosphatase A — its product is MAALLLEENFEVEGDPVNLVADELIGIDVAEYIGGKMALFNFFYYDTKKPGILAELPPFLDDAIGGFIAGCMTKLFEGGDGGHD